The sequence below is a genomic window from Rhodothermales bacterium.
GGTGGGCACGATCTTCAGCATCTACCACCTCCCCCCGGGCATTCCGCCGTCGCTCGAGGCGGCGCTGCGGCCCGGGACCGAGCAGGTGGCCGCCGGCTACGTCATCTACGGCTCCTCCACGATGTTCGTCTACACGACCGGGCGCGGCGTGAACGGATTTACGCTCGACCAGAGCATCGGCGAGTTTTTCCTGTCGCATCCGGACATCCGCATCCCGGATACCGGGCGCATCTATTCGATCAACGAGGGCTACTACCACGCGTTTGAGCCCGGATTGCGGCGCTACATCAAGTGGATGCAGGAAGAGGACGCCTCTACCGGCCGGCCCTACACGACCCGGTACATCGGATCCTACATCTCGGATTTCCACCGCAACCTGCTCAAGGGCGGCATCTTCATCTACCCGCTGACGGCCAAGAATCCCGGGGGGAAGCTGCGGCTCATGTATGAGGTGAACCCGACCGCGTTTATCGTCGAGCAGGCCGGCGGCCTCGCGACGGACGGCTACGACCGGGTCATGGAGCGCGTCCCCCGGTCGCTGCACGAGCGGTGTCCGCTCTACATCGGCAGCCGCGAGATGGTCGAGCGGGCGCGGATGTTTCTGGAAGGGGGATGATTAGCGATTAGCGATCAAGGAATTGCGATTTGCGACGGAGGCGTGGCGATTAGCGATCAAGGAATTGCGATGGGTGAGGTGGGGATAAACGCAGGGCCATCGCATGCTCGCCGTGGCCGCGAGAAGCGTCTGGGAGTTTGGGTGCATGGGGGCACTTCTTACCGCAAAACCTCCTATACCCCCATACCGGGAGATGCTCACGTTTGAAGAGCATGCGATGGCCCTGGGGATAAACGATCGGGAATTCCATATACGCCGGTCAATTCGTAATCTCCCCCCTCACAACTCCTTGTTCGCTAATCGCTAATCACCACTCTCATGCGTGTCTTGCTTGTGCTTCTGCTCCTCGCGTCCTGCGGTCAGCCCGCCGAGAAGGCGGGGGATGCCGGCGCGATCCGCGTCGGTGTCACGGTCCTGACGATGACGCATCCGTTTTTTCTCGATCTGGTGGATGCGCTCCAGCAGGAGGCGGATGCCAACGGCATCGAGGTGATGCTGGTCTCGGGCGAATTCGATATCGCGAAGCAGCAAAACCAGATCGCCGATTTCATCGTGCAGGGCGTCGACGCGCTGATCGTCACGCCGACCGACTCCCGCGCCATCGGAACCTCGATCGCGGAGGCCAATCGCGCCGGCATCCCCGTGTTCACGGCCGACATTGCGGCGCTGGCCGAGGGCGTGGACGTAGTGGGGCATGTGGGGATCGACAATTACGACGGGGGCAAAAAAGCCGGCCGCGCGATTGTCGAGATGCTGCGCGGGCAGGGGCGCGTCGGCATCGTGGATCATCCCGAGGTGGAATCGGTGATCGAGCGGACGCGGGGATTCCGGGACGCCATCGCCGAGGCCAATGCGGCGGACGCGGCGGTCGAGATCGTTTCCGTGCTTCCGGGCAGCGGCTCCATGGACAAGGCGTTTAAAGCCACCGAGGACATGCTCCAGGCGCATCCCGACCTCGACGCGATCTTCGGCATCAACGACGAGACGGCGCTCGGCGCGCTGGCGGCCATCGAAAAAGCCGGCAAGGCCGGACGCGTGCAGGTCGTCGGCTTCGGCGGCAAGAAGGAGGCTATCGAGGCGGTGGACCGGGGCGCGCTCTACGCCGATGTGATCACGTACCCCCGCGAGATCGGCCGGCTTTCCATTCAGGCCGTCGTGGCCTACGCCCGGGGCGAATCCGTGCCCGCCGTGCAGTTGATCCCGACCGAACTCTACACGCGGACGTCGAATTGAAGCGGTATTTCATGCGGCGTGAAACGCCAAATGCCGGCCCGGCAACGATTTACGCCGGCGGGGAAGCCCTTCCAGACCGCCTCGAATGTTAAGAAAGGATGAAGTCTTGTGTCTTTTGATGAAAAGTTTGATGGCACGGGCTGTCAATAAATCTGGTAGGGCGAAACGAAGGATCGTAAAAAGTTAGGGTCAGGAGGGGAATTGCATAGAAAAGTTTACTGGAAGCGGTACCGCTCGAACGCGCGGCGTAGTAGTTTTGCAAGATTGCCGATGTTTGTCGGGATTGCGCGTCTCTGAGCCGTTCACGTTATTAGATCTATCACTTCCTTCCAACGAGCCGCGCAGACACCAGCGAAACAGGACGTGCAGAACCCCAGCTACCATATGAACTCCCGACGGACCCAGGTTCAGGTTGCTGTTGCTCGTTTCCCGCTGCATGTACAGGGCTCGTCCGTAATCGTGAAGGGGATTGATAGCCTTGGTCTGGCCAAGATTATTTTGCTAATCGGGCTAGCCATTATTCTCGATCTACTTATTCTAGGCTAGATCGCACGTCAATCCCTGGGCACTTCCAAAGCAGCGTACTCGCACACCGCATCGGATCTGGGGATTGGCGAAACCTCAGAAAAGAGATGCACACCATGCTGAAGGACGCTTCCACGAAGGTTACCCAGCCTGAGGGTGATGGCGCAACCGAGTCCACGATGTTGCCGACCCCGAGTTCCGTAATGTCCGGCGCGGAGATTTTCGTCCGCTCGCTAGAGGCGGAAGGTGTACGCTATGTCTTCGGATATCCGGGTGGGGCTGTCATCAAGGTGTACGATGAAATCGCGCGCCTGAACCCGAGCTTCAAGCATATTCTGGTCAAACACGAGCAGGGCGGCACGCACATGGCGGCCGGCTATGCGAAGGTGACCGGCAAGGCCGGCACCGTCCTCGTGACCAGCGGCCCCGGCGCCACCAACTGCGTCACGGGCATCGCCGACGCCTACATGGATTCGGTGCCGATGGTGGTCTTTACCGGCCAGGTGCCGACGCAGCTGATCGGCAACGACGCCTTCCAGGAATGCGATATCATCGGCATCACGCGGAGCATCACGAAACACAGCTACCAGGTGCGCGACGTGCGCGACCTGGCCCGGACCATCCGCGAGGCCTATCATATCGCTGAAACGGGCCGGCCCGGCCCCGTCGTCGTCGACCTGCCGAAAGACGTCCTGGCGGCCAACACCACCTTCCAATATCCGGAGCATGTCGCCATCCGCGGGTACAATGCACACGTTCCCGTTGCGATGAAACAGGTCGAGACGGCCGCCGCGATGATTATGGCATCGGAGCGGCCGTTGCTGTATGTGGGCGGCGGCACGCTGAACGCCCGCGCGGCGGACCTGCTCACCGAGTTCGCCCGCAAGACGAACATCCCGGTCACGACGACCCTCCACGGCCTGAGCGCCTTCCCGGAAACGGACCCGCTGTCGCTCGGCATGCTGGGCATGCACGGCACGTGGTACGCCAACCAGGCCGTCCAGAACTGCGACCTCATCTTTTCGGTGGGCGCGCGCTTCGACGACCGCGTGACGGGCAAGCTCGACAGCTGGGCGCCGCACGCCAAGGTGATCCATATCGACATCGATCCCTCGTGCATCTCGAAAAACGTCCCGGTCGATTGCCCGATCCTCGGCGACGTGAAGGAGGTGCTCCAGAAAATGATGCCGCTGGTGTCGAAGAAAGACACCGGCGCCTGGTTGAGCCGGATCGCGACGTGGCGCGCGGAATGCCCGCTCGAATACGAAAAGGACGGGCTGCTGCGGGCGCAGGGCGTCATCCAGAAGCTGCGCGAGACGTCGGCCGGCGACGCCGTGGTCGTCACGGACGTCGGGCAGCACCAGATGTGGACGGCCCAGTACTTCCAGTTCGTGCGCCCGTATTCGCACATCACGTCGGGCGGCCTCGGCACGATGGGCTTCGGCCTGCCTGCGGCCATCGGCGCGGCGTTCGGGATGCGCGAGAAGGGGATCGACGCCCCGGTGATCTCCATCAGCGGCGACGGCGGCTTCGCCATGAACGCCCAGGAGATGGCCATCGCGTCGGCGCACGCCCTTCCGGTCAAGATCATCGTCATCAACAACCAGTTCCTCGGCATGGTGCGCCAGTGGCAGGAGCTCTTCCACGAGAACCGCTACAGCCACACGGACCTCGCGCCGACGAACCCGGACTTCGTCCTGCTCGCCGAGGCCTACCACGTGAAGGGCCTTCGTGCCGGCGACCCCGCGTCGCTCGACCAGGCGATCGCGACGGCGTGGTCCATCACCGATGCGCCCGTGCTCATCGAGTGCCAGGTCCAGAAGGAAGAAATGGTATTCCCGATGGTGCCGGCCGGCGCGGCCACCGGCGAGATGATCACGAAACGGTACCGGAACGAAGACGCGCTCTGAGCCGCCGTCCGTTCCGACCCCACATGTTATTCCGGAGACTCGTATGAGCCAGGCAACCCTTACACCCCAGCAGATTTACCGCAAGAAAGCCGCCGGCGAGCCGGTGCAGGCGGACGAATCGCTGCAGCTGCGCCGCCACATCTTCAGCGTGCTGCTGGAGAATTCCATCGGCGCCCTCAACCGCGTCGTGAACCTGTTCTATCAGCGCGGCTTCGACCTCGAGAGCGTCGTGGTGGGCATCAGCGACGACCCGTCGCTCTACCGCGTCACGCTCGTGACGAACGGAACGCCGCGCAAGATCGACCAGGTGCTGCGCCACCTCAATAACCTCGTGGACACGGTGCAGGTCGAAGACCTCACCGACCAGGAATATGTCGAACGCGAACTCTGCCTGCTCAAGATCCGCTACAACGAGCGGAATCGCAGCCAGATCATGGACATCAACGACATCTTCCGGGGCAAGGTGATCGACATCACCCACGAGACGATGACGTACGAACTGACCGGGCCGGCGACCAAGATCAATGCCTTTATCGGCATGATGCAGCCGTTCGGGATCGAAGAACTCCACCGAAGTGGCCGGGTCGCGATGCGTCGCGCGCTCATCCACGGAAGCTGACACCCTCACCCACCGTATCTACGTAGCTCAACATGGGATTGAACGTTCATTACGATGCCGACCAGAGCATCATCCAGGGGAAAAAAGTCGCGGTCATCGGCTATGGCAGCCAGGGACACGCGCATGCGCTGAACCTCACGGACAGTGGGGTAGAGGTCGTCGTCGGATTGCGTCCGGGATCGAAATCGGCCGAGAAGGCGGCGGAGAAAGGCCTGCGCGTCATGTCGGTGGGTGACGCCACGAAATGGGCCGACGTCGTGATGGTCCTCGTGCCGGACCAGCACCACAAAAAGGTATTCAATACGGATATCGCCCCGAACCTCAGCGCCGGCAAGGCGCTCGGCGTCGGGCACGGCTTCAGCGTGCTGTACGGCGAGATCAACCCCCCGGCCGGCGTCGACGTGTTCATGGTCGCGCCGAAGTCGCCCGGCCACCTCGTCCGCCGCGTGTACACCGAAGGCGCCGGCGTGCCCTGCCTCGTGGCCGTCGCCCAGGATCCCTCCGGCAACGCGCTCCGCCTCGCGCTCAGCTACGCGGCCGCCATCGGCGGCGCGAAGGCCGGCGTGATCGAGACGACGTTCAAGGACGAGACCGAGACGGACCTCTTCGGCGAACAGGCCGTGCTTTGCGGCGGCTCCGAGGCGCTCATCAAGGCGGGCTTCGAGACGCTGACGGAAGCCGGCTACCCGCCTGAACTGGCCTATTTCGAGGTGCTGCACGAGCTGAAGCTGATCGTCGACCTCTATTACGAGGGCGGCCTGGCCTACATGAACTACTCGATCAGCGACACGGCGGAATACGGCAACTACTCGCGCGGCCCCCGCGTGGTCGGGCCGGCCGTGAAGACGGAGATGAAGAAGATCCTCGGCGAGATCCAGTCGGGCCAGTTCGCCCGCGAATGGATCGCCGAATGCGATGCCGGCTGGCCGAACTTCGGCAACCTGCGCAAGGCCTCGCACGATCATCCGATCGAGGTCGTGGGCAAGAAGCTGCGCTCGATGATGAGCTGGCTGCGCCCGAAGAAGTCGGCCGATACCGCCGATTCCCCCGTCGTCGTCGAGTCGTAGGCCGATGGCAGCTGCAAAAACCTATCGCATCGTAACCCTGCCCGGCGACGGCATTGGGCCCGACGTGCTCCGCGAAGCCATGCGGGTGCTCGGGGCCGTGGCGAAGCCGGCAGGGTTCGCGATCGAAGAAACGACGCACCTCGTGGGCGGCGCCGCCATCGACGGCGCGGGGAATCCGTTCCCCGACGCCACCCGCGCGGCCTGCCTCGCGGCGGATGCCGTGATGCTGGGGGCGGTCGGTGGGCCGGCCTGGGATCACCATACCGGCGCGATGCGCCCCGAAAGCGGCCTGCTCGCCCTGCGCAAGGCGCTCGGCGCGTATGCCAACCTGCGCCCGGTGGCCGTGCCGGAAGCCCTCGTGGCGGCATCGCCGCTGCGGCCGGAGGTGGTGCGCGGGACGGACATGCTCATCGTGCGCGAGCTGACCGGCGGCATCTACTTCGGCGAGCCCCGCGGCCGCGAGGTGAAGGACGGCCGGCGCTCGGCGCACAACACGATGGTGTACGACGAGCACGAAATCGCCCGCATCGCGACGATCGCCTTCGAGTGGGCGCGTCGCCGGCGGGGGAAGGTGACGCTGGTGGACAAGGCCAACGTGCTGGTCGTGTCGCAGCTCTGGCGGGAAGTCGTCCCCGAAGTGCACAAGGCATCGTTCAGCGACATCGAACTCGATACGCTGTATGTCGACAACGCCGCGATGCAGATCGTGCTGCGCCCCGCGCAGTTCGATGTCGTGCTGACCGGCAACCTGTTTGGCGACATCCTCTCGGATCTCGCCGCCACCTTGCCCGGATCGCTGGGCATGCTGCCCTCCGCGAGCCTGGGCAGCGGCATCGGGCTCTTCGAGCCGGTGCACGGCAGCGCGCCGGATATCGCCGGCCAGAACAAAGCCAACCCGCTCGCCGCCATCCTGAGCGCCGCCATGCTCCTCGACGCGCTCGGAGAGGCGACCGCCGCCGAAGCGGTTCGCGCGGCGGTGGACGACACGCTCGCCGAGGGCCTGCGGACGGGCGATCTCTGGCGCGAGGGCTTTACCCGCGTCGGCACCACGGAAATGGGCGAACGCGTCGCCACCCTGGCGCGCAAACGCCTGGAACATGTACCTATCGGTTAACGCAGGCTCAAGACCGAGAGGGCAAGTAAATCCCGACTTCTATGAGCGACCGCATCATCATCTTCGACACCACGCTCCGCGACGGCGAGCAGGCACCCGGCGCCTCCATGACGCTGGAAGAAAAAATGAACATCGCCCGCAAACTGGCCGAGCTACGGGTTGATGTCATCGAAGCGGGTTTTCCGATCTCGTCGCCGCAGGACTTCGAGTCGGTGGCCGAGATCGCCGCAGCCATCGAAGGTCCGACGATCTGCGCGCTGGCCCGGGCGACCGAAGCGGACGTCCGTGCGGCCGGTGAGGCGCTCACGAGCGGGAAGAATACCCGGATCCACACCTTCATCGCGACGAGCGACATCCACCTGGATGCCAAGTTCAGCCATCCCCGGTTCGGGAAGACGATCGAGGAGAAGCGGAAGACGATCATCAAGATGGCCGTCGACGCCGTCACGCAGGCGCGGACGTACACCGACAACGTCGAGTTCAGCGCCGAAGACGCCGGCCGGTCCGACCTCGGCTACCTGTGCGAGATCGTGCAGGCGGTGGTCGACGCCGGCGCCACGACGATCAACCTGCCCGATACGACGGGCTACTGCATCCCGAGCGAATACGCCGCCATCTTCAAGGCGGTGGCCGCCGGCATCAAGAACCCGGAGCAGGTGATTTTCTCGACGCACTGCCACGACGACCTCGGGCTGGCGACGGCCAACTCGCTGGCCGGCGTGCTGGCCGGCGCCCGGCAGATCGAATGCACGCTGAACGGCATCGGCGAACGGGCCGGCAACGCGCCGCTCGAAGAGGTGGTGATGGCGATCCACGTGCGCTCGAAGAAGTTCGGGCTGCACACGAACATCGAGACCACGAGCCTCATGTCCGCCAGCAAGCTGGTGCAGGTCGCCT
It includes:
- a CDS encoding substrate-binding domain-containing protein; this translates as MRVLLVLLLLASCGQPAEKAGDAGAIRVGVTVLTMTHPFFLDLVDALQQEADANGIEVMLVSGEFDIAKQQNQIADFIVQGVDALIVTPTDSRAIGTSIAEANRAGIPVFTADIAALAEGVDVVGHVGIDNYDGGKKAGRAIVEMLRGQGRVGIVDHPEVESVIERTRGFRDAIAEANAADAAVEIVSVLPGSGSMDKAFKATEDMLQAHPDLDAIFGINDETALGALAAIEKAGKAGRVQVVGFGGKKEAIEAVDRGALYADVITYPREIGRLSIQAVVAYARGESVPAVQLIPTELYTRTSN
- the leuB gene encoding 3-isopropylmalate dehydrogenase — translated: MAAAKTYRIVTLPGDGIGPDVLREAMRVLGAVAKPAGFAIEETTHLVGGAAIDGAGNPFPDATRAACLAADAVMLGAVGGPAWDHHTGAMRPESGLLALRKALGAYANLRPVAVPEALVAASPLRPEVVRGTDMLIVRELTGGIYFGEPRGREVKDGRRSAHNTMVYDEHEIARIATIAFEWARRRRGKVTLVDKANVLVVSQLWREVVPEVHKASFSDIELDTLYVDNAAMQIVLRPAQFDVVLTGNLFGDILSDLAATLPGSLGMLPSASLGSGIGLFEPVHGSAPDIAGQNKANPLAAILSAAMLLDALGEATAAEAVRAAVDDTLAEGLRTGDLWREGFTRVGTTEMGERVATLARKRLEHVPIG
- the ilvB gene encoding biosynthetic-type acetolactate synthase large subunit: MLPTPSSVMSGAEIFVRSLEAEGVRYVFGYPGGAVIKVYDEIARLNPSFKHILVKHEQGGTHMAAGYAKVTGKAGTVLVTSGPGATNCVTGIADAYMDSVPMVVFTGQVPTQLIGNDAFQECDIIGITRSITKHSYQVRDVRDLARTIREAYHIAETGRPGPVVVDLPKDVLAANTTFQYPEHVAIRGYNAHVPVAMKQVETAAAMIMASERPLLYVGGGTLNARAADLLTEFARKTNIPVTTTLHGLSAFPETDPLSLGMLGMHGTWYANQAVQNCDLIFSVGARFDDRVTGKLDSWAPHAKVIHIDIDPSCISKNVPVDCPILGDVKEVLQKMMPLVSKKDTGAWLSRIATWRAECPLEYEKDGLLRAQGVIQKLRETSAGDAVVVTDVGQHQMWTAQYFQFVRPYSHITSGGLGTMGFGLPAAIGAAFGMREKGIDAPVISISGDGGFAMNAQEMAIASAHALPVKIIVINNQFLGMVRQWQELFHENRYSHTDLAPTNPDFVLLAEAYHVKGLRAGDPASLDQAIATAWSITDAPVLIECQVQKEEMVFPMVPAGAATGEMITKRYRNEDAL
- the ilvN gene encoding acetolactate synthase small subunit translates to MSQATLTPQQIYRKKAAGEPVQADESLQLRRHIFSVLLENSIGALNRVVNLFYQRGFDLESVVVGISDDPSLYRVTLVTNGTPRKIDQVLRHLNNLVDTVQVEDLTDQEYVERELCLLKIRYNERNRSQIMDINDIFRGKVIDITHETMTYELTGPATKINAFIGMMQPFGIEELHRSGRVAMRRALIHGS
- the ilvC gene encoding ketol-acid reductoisomerase — encoded protein: MNVHYDADQSIIQGKKVAVIGYGSQGHAHALNLTDSGVEVVVGLRPGSKSAEKAAEKGLRVMSVGDATKWADVVMVLVPDQHHKKVFNTDIAPNLSAGKALGVGHGFSVLYGEINPPAGVDVFMVAPKSPGHLVRRVYTEGAGVPCLVAVAQDPSGNALRLALSYAAAIGGAKAGVIETTFKDETETDLFGEQAVLCGGSEALIKAGFETLTEAGYPPELAYFEVLHELKLIVDLYYEGGLAYMNYSISDTAEYGNYSRGPRVVGPAVKTEMKKILGEIQSGQFAREWIAECDAGWPNFGNLRKASHDHPIEVVGKKLRSMMSWLRPKKSADTADSPVVVES
- a CDS encoding 2-isopropylmalate synthase, coding for MSDRIIIFDTTLRDGEQAPGASMTLEEKMNIARKLAELRVDVIEAGFPISSPQDFESVAEIAAAIEGPTICALARATEADVRAAGEALTSGKNTRIHTFIATSDIHLDAKFSHPRFGKTIEEKRKTIIKMAVDAVTQARTYTDNVEFSAEDAGRSDLGYLCEIVQAVVDAGATTINLPDTTGYCIPSEYAAIFKAVAAGIKNPEQVIFSTHCHDDLGLATANSLAGVLAGARQIECTLNGIGERAGNAPLEEVVMAIHVRSKKFGLHTNIETTSLMSASKLVQVASGFPVPPNKAIVGKNAFSHEAGIHQHGVLRRRDTYEIMKAEDVGQVAEQIRLGRHSGRHGFFSRLEKMGYAVAENQKEELYERFLALADQKKEVFEEDLHLLVEKKPTVGKVDYILEEMRVVVDGKNEPVAEVTIKHRRGGVVRKERATGDGPVNALYRAINYAVGTAHELESYTIRSVSEGSDAIGEVRVLTSLGEVRFHGFARSTDVLKASAEAYIASLNKLAAHQAEQENVSFVSDGIISSFEGDPA
- the fbp gene encoding class 1 fructose-bisphosphatase; this encodes MQETVPPIVSPVGQWKTLEQFIIEQEQSLPHSTGAFSRLIRDISLAAKIVNREINKAGLVDLGGSSGVVNVQGETQQKLDAMAHNELVRALRRGGECCLIGSEEYADPIVLDTPNGESGEYMVLFDPLDGSSNIEVNVSVGTIFSIYHLPPGIPPSLEAALRPGTEQVAAGYVIYGSSTMFVYTTGRGVNGFTLDQSIGEFFLSHPDIRIPDTGRIYSINEGYYHAFEPGLRRYIKWMQEEDASTGRPYTTRYIGSYISDFHRNLLKGGIFIYPLTAKNPGGKLRLMYEVNPTAFIVEQAGGLATDGYDRVMERVPRSLHERCPLYIGSREMVERARMFLEGG